Genomic segment of Mycoplasmopsis edwardii:
AAAAACAAAATTCTTTAATTATTAAACAAGATAAAAAATATTTATCAGATTCATTTTTACAAGAGGCGATTTTACCGCCAAGTGTCAAAGCGACTTTTAAACATGCAACAATTATTTTTAATCAGATAATTAAAGAATTTTCATCAAAATACGACATTACTAAAGTTGTTATTGAGCTTGCTAGAGATATGACCAAAGAACAACAAGAAGAAGCAAGCAAAAACCTCAAGAGTTCTGAGAAAGAAAAAAGACAAAAAGTTAAAAAATACTTACAAGAAAAAGGGGTAGATCTTTCAATTTTTTATGAAAATGGTACAGAAGAAATTTCTAACAAATATGTTTATAAATTATTCTTATGAATTTCACAAGATTTTAAAGACCCATACACAGGCGAGGAGATTAGACCAGAACATATTATTCGCAATAATGTTCAAATCGATCATATTATTCCTTATAGCTTATCTTATGATGATTCTGGAGCAAATAAAGTTTTAGTTTTTGATTCAACCAACCAAGTGAAGGGGCAATCATTACCATACAACTTTATTACTTTAAAAGGCGACAATCATCCGTGAAATTGATCGACATTTGAAAAATATGTTGAAAGAGTTATTGTTAAAAATCCTGAATCAATTTTGAGTCCTAAGGAAAGAAAACGAAAAGCAATTAATTTATTAACTAAATCATTTGATCAAAGCGAAAACTCTGGATTCTTAGCAAGAAATTTAAACGATACTAGATATGCAACAATTTTATTTAGAGATCAATTAATAAACTACTCAGAAAATCATAAAAGAGATAATGACAAAAACATGTTCCAAGTTATAGCTATGAATGGAGCTGTTACTTCATTTTTAAGAAAGAATATGACAAAAGACAGTGGTTTAAAAGTCAAAGACAGAGATGACTATTCACACCATGCTTATGACGCAGCTATTATTGCACTATTCTCAAATTATACAAAAACTTTATACCACTTACTTAATACTAAATTAAATGGAACAATCACAAAAAGAGATGAAGGTAATTGAGTAATTGAAAACCCAATAACAGGTGAGATCAAAAAGCTAAGCCATGAAGATTGACAAAGTATTAAAAATAATAAAGAAGCAAAATTAATAGCTAGAGATATAGAAAATTATTTAGTATATAAAGATGATGAAGTAATGTTCTATAGACAAACAAAAAGAAAAACAAATAGACAATTATTTAAAGAGACAATTTACAGTATAGAAACTATAACTAATGAGAATGGAGAGAAAGAATACTATAAAAAAGAAAAAATAAATATCATAAATGAGAAAAATATTTATTATCACCTTGTAAAAGATAGACATACATTAATTATAAATAAGTCAAATCCAGAAGTAATAGACAAGATGATCGAGATCATTGAAAAATATGGAGAGGGTAAAATTCCTTCTCGTCATGAAATATTAAATGGTAAATCATCAGAAAATAAAAGTATAAATTATAATGATTTCCTAAAAAAATATATGAATGATTTATATGTAGTGTTTCCAGATAAATTCACAAAAGAGTATATTGAACAAATGCTTACAAATAAAACTTTTATTCTTTATGACGAAATTAATGATACAGTTAGAAATCTTAAGTATTTAAGAGTTTTAAACGACAAACCAATCGAAGATATTAGAAAAAATCAAGTTATTAAAAAATTCAATGCGAAAGATGGTACTCCAAAAGCATTCTATGAAGATTTTAATTCACTTGGCGCAATTGTATTTAAAAACGCAAGAAACGAGTATAAGAAACTTGCAATTAATGGACAAATTGCAACTTTTGGAGATCCAAAATTTAACTTTGAAGACTTTAATAGTTATGATCAAGAAAAAATCAATTACTATAAAAATGTATATGGAATTGACGAATCATTTGAGTTTTATACATTCATTTTCCCGGGAACTACACTAGTTAATAAAGATACAAAAGAATTATGATATGTTTCTAGCATTCAAACTATCAACAATGTTTTTCAAATAAAATACATTAATATGGTTACCCCAAAACAAAAAATGGTTAATACACAGTCACTAATCAATAATTATGAACAGATAAAAATTAATCCTCTTGGTATAAGTAAAAAAAGTATTGTTGACAAATAAAATATGCTATAATATATGAGTACAAGATATTATTCTTTACCCAAATATTGTACATCCTAAATATAAGGCACTTTTTATAAGTTGCCGTAATTTACTGAAGGCATAGCCTTCAGTTTTTTATTAAATGACAAAGAAAGTAATCGAAATTTCACAAAGTGAATACGTTTCATATTTTTTAAATTCTTTAATTGTTAAAACAGAAAGCCAAAGAGTAATAATACCTATTTCACAAATTGATACAGTTTTAATTACTAATCCAAGGTGCACAATTTCTGTGCCCCTTATTAACGAGCTTGTAAATCAAAATGTTAATATCATTATGTGTGATTCAAAATTTAAGCCAACTGTTCAAATTTCACCAATTAATGGGTATTATTCAAATAAGAATTTTCTTTCGCAAATAAAATGAGATCAGGATTTCAAGGGATCCAATTGAAAGCAAATAATTAAGTTAAAGATACTTAATTACACAAAGTTGATACACTTTTTTGACATTTCTAATACAGAAGATATCGAGAAGTTAGTTTGATATTATGAAGCAGTATTAGATCACGATAAAACTAATGCAGAAGGCCATGCTGCTAAATTAACTTTTAAGATTTTATATGGTAGTGAATTTACAAGGGATGATGAGAGTATTATTAATTCATTTTTAGATTATGGGTATACAGTTTTAATGACTTATGTTTCAAGATCCATTGTTAAAAATGGATTAGATAATAGAATTGGAATCTTTCACAAAAGCTTTAATAATCATTTTGCATTATCATCTGATGTAATGGAACCATTAAGACCAATTATTGATAAACTTGTTTATTCACACATTCAGTCATATGATAAAAAAGATTTTATGCTTTTCAAAAAAGATTTATTTTGCTTATTTGAAGAGAAAATTAAAGTAAATAACTCATTGTTAACAGTCAATGAATATATTGATAAACTAATTAAAAAAATGATTCTTAATGACATTAATATCGAGGAGTTTGTCATTGAATGAGAGTAGAGGTCGTAAAATGAGAATCATTTTAATGTACGACATTTATAATGATGAGAATCAAAAAGAATCGGCAAACAAGTTTAGAAAGCACATAATTTCTCTTGGATATCACATGATTCAATATTCAGTTTATTCAAAGTGCATTGGGTCTCATACAATGTATAAATATGAACTTAATAAAGTAAAAAGCAAATTACCAAACAGAGCGAATATAAGGGTTTTAATGGTAACAGAAGATCAATATAAGAAAATAGAACTTTTAACAGGTCAAAAGTCATACAATAAATTAATTAGTGAAGAGGAGAAATACATAGAAATTTAATTATGCTAAAAATTAAAATACATTCAAAATCGATTGTTAATTTCACAGGATTAACATGCATAAATGTAGATAATACTACAAAATACTTACAAAAACTTTTTCAATATGAAACCACAAATAGTGAAAATGTATTACTAATTGATGGAATAAATATAAGTATAAAGGATTGTTTAATAATAAGCCCGTTAACCAAAATGGAAACATTATACAATTTTACAGCAAAAAGCATCTTAAACAAGATGGTAAATAACTATGACTGAGACATAAATAAAATTCTTAATTTCAATTATTTAAAAAATGTTGCAAATGATATTAATAGCAAAATTGGTGTAGAACTTTTAAATGTTAATGAGTCACCAAGCAAAATTTTTAAATCAATGTTAGATGTTGAAAATAATCAATTCATTCACCCTGAACAGCTATACAAATTCTTAAAAAACTCTGAAAGCGCGGAAAGACAAACTATTATACTTGTTGATTTTGATGATATTAGTGTTGCTGAATTGTTTAAATATATAAGTAACTTTAATATTATTATTTTAACTAATAATGCCTTTGATCTAGTTAAGAGCCCAGAAGAAGTGCCGTTAATTAATTTTATTGACAAAAACTACAAAACTTTAGAATTTATAGAAACACAAGAAATATTCAGATACTTTGTAGAAGAATATTTCCAAAAAGACTTCGACATCATTGATGTCGAACATATTTTTAATAAAGAATTTATGGAAAATATGAAAATTTCAATTTTTTTAAAATAAAAAAGTTGAAATGAGGTTTTAGCGTTGTACAATATTTGGGTAAAGAATAACTTTAATATTTCTCTCACTGCTATCGTTTCGGTTTTAGAGTTGTACAATATTTGGGTAAAGAATAACATATGTTAAAAATTCAAGAATTAAAAAATGGTTTTAGAGTTGTACAATATTTGGGTAAAGAATAACATATGTTAAAAATTCAAGAATTAAAAAATGGTTTTAGGGTTGTACAATATTTGGGTAAAGAATAACAAAGAGGTATTTAAAATGATTATTAAAGAAGTTTTAGAGTTGTACAATATTTGGGTAAAGAATAACAACATAATGGAAAATATTTATCAGTATATGGTTTTAGAGTTGTACAATATTTGGGTAAAGAATAACAATGAGTTTAAAAGGTTAATTGATTATATTGTTTTAGCGTTGTACAATATTTGGGTAAAGAATAACTAAATTAATGTTATATAAAATATTAGGTAAGTTTTAGCGTTGTACAATATTTGGGTAAAGAATAACAAAATATTGATACTACTATAGCTATACCAGGTTTTAGCGTTGTA
This window contains:
- the cas9 gene encoding type II CRISPR RNA-guided endonuclease Cas9 (Cas9, originally named Csn1, is the large, multifunctional signature protein of type II CRISPR/Cas systems. It is well known even to general audiences because its RNA-guided endonuclease activity has made it a popular tool for custom editing of eukaryotic genomes.), which produces MQERKEVTIGFDLGVASVGWAIVDSNKNTVYHLGSRLFDNPETSVERREKRGARRLLRRRKYRNKKFYNLIKRTKVFGFKTREEIETKFTELAIKYPNIIELKVKGLTSQLNYDEIVWVLHDYLKNRGHFYEVKDISIDPNNIKLEELPSFKLHEFYKKYGYFKGALGEKTINDKFGQFFNFSNKDWTKEVDYFFNVQKDLITEEFIEEFKKLFMFTRDMSKGPGSDNMPSPYSVYGKYGDDGKGGRYVNIWDKNIGKCSIFTSEIRAPKYLPSALIFNLLNELTNIRLYNKENKKLTLLWRLSPEDKFAIVKEVLEYSKLKDDKLTNSKINKIVKKVSLKSIDIELEKNGYDIEAIKLMNQNSEPNVYGLGLSGLDIEKNDFKFQKLETLNEFTKYLHQLEIDFDFHNSEELFKTLKNIDDLYLLLIYQNNARSVNFEIKQFIEKHSEWQVEGLEQKIINLFNEIGNKFENHTSKTHSLSSKAIYFISPKLLKNTEGWNLEALKFKDQELMEEIEKQNSLIIKQDKKYLSDSFLQEAILPPSVKATFKHATIIFNQIIKEFSSKYDITKVVIELARDMTKEQQEEASKNLKSSEKEKRQKVKKYLQEKGVDLSIFYENGTEEISNKYVYKLFLWISQDFKDPYTGEEIRPEHIIRNNVQIDHIIPYSLSYDDSGANKVLVFDSTNQVKGQSLPYNFITLKGDNHPWNWSTFEKYVERVIVKNPESILSPKERKRKAINLLTKSFDQSENSGFLARNLNDTRYATILFRDQLINYSENHKRDNDKNMFQVIAMNGAVTSFLRKNMTKDSGLKVKDRDDYSHHAYDAAIIALFSNYTKTLYHLLNTKLNGTITKRDEGNWVIENPITGEIKKLSHEDWQSIKNNKEAKLIARDIENYLVYKDDEVMFYRQTKRKTNRQLFKETIYSIETITNENGEKEYYKKEKINIINEKNIYYHLVKDRHTLIINKSNPEVIDKMIEIIEKYGEGKIPSRHEILNGKSSENKSINYNDFLKKYMNDLYVVFPDKFTKEYIEQMLTNKTFILYDEINDTVRNLKYLRVLNDKPIEDIRKNQVIKKFNAKDGTPKAFYEDFNSLGAIVFKNARNEYKKLAINGQIATFGDPKFNFEDFNSYDQEKINYYKNVYGIDESFEFYTFIFPGTTLVNKDTKELWYVSSIQTINNVFQIKYINMVTPKQKMVNTQSLINNYEQIKINPLGISKKSIVDK
- the cas2 gene encoding CRISPR-associated endonuclease Cas2, which translates into the protein MRIILMYDIYNDENQKESANKFRKHIISLGYHMIQYSVYSKCIGSHTMYKYELNKVKSKLPNRANIRVLMVTEDQYKKIELLTGQKSYNKLISEEEKYIEI
- the cas1 gene encoding type II CRISPR-associated endonuclease Cas1, whose protein sequence is MTKKVIEISQSEYVSYFLNSLIVKTESQRVIIPISQIDTVLITNPRCTISVPLINELVNQNVNIIMCDSKFKPTVQISPINGYYSNKNFLSQIKWDQDFKGSNWKQIIKLKILNYTKLIHFFDISNTEDIEKLVWYYEAVLDHDKTNAEGHAAKLTFKILYGSEFTRDDESIINSFLDYGYTVLMTYVSRSIVKNGLDNRIGIFHKSFNNHFALSSDVMEPLRPIIDKLVYSHIQSYDKKDFMLFKKDLFCLFEEKIKVNNSLLTVNEYIDKLIKKMILNDINIEEFVIEWE